One genomic window of Elaeis guineensis isolate ETL-2024a chromosome 2, EG11, whole genome shotgun sequence includes the following:
- the LOC105057053 gene encoding probable 6-phosphogluconolactonase 2 — protein MAASSNHPKMKGELRISDSMDELATHLVEYIAQLSENSVKEKACFTIAVSGRSLIDLIGKLCEVPYIRTVDWRNWYFFWADERGVAKDHVDSNYKLTKDGFLSRVPVPSKHIISINDNISIGEAALRYEFDIRQLVKAHIINVDVHADCPKFDLILLEMGADGHVASLFPKNEALREKTNWVVYIIDSPEHPPERITFTLPVINSACNVVIVATGEDKADAVHQAVPVSEEAGDSFDVTSSPAHMVNPTDGNLVWFLDAAAASKLCPGDDGPK, from the exons ATGGCTGCTTCTTCCAACCATCCTAAAATGAAAGGTGAATTAAGAATAAGTGACAGTATGGATGAACTTGCCACTCATTTGGTGGAGTACATTGCTCAGCTATCTGAAAATTCAGTAAAGGAGAAGGCTTGCTTCACTATTGCTGTGTCTGGAAGGTCCCTCATTGACTTAATAGG GAAACTCTGTGAAGTTCCTTATATCAGGACTGTTGATTGGAGAAACTGGTATTTCTTCTGGGCTGATGAGCGTGGAGTGGCAAAGGATCACGTTGACAGCAATTATAAGCTAACGAAGGATGGGTTTCTTTCCAGG GTGCCTGTGCCCAGCAAGCATATCATCTCCATCAATGACAACATCTCGATTGGGGAGGCTGCATTGCGGTATGAATTTGACATTCGCCAGCTGGTAAAGGCTCATATAATCAATGTTGATGTGCATGCTGACTGTCCCAAGTTTGATCTTATTCTCCTTGAGATGGGTGCCGATGGGCATGTGGCCTCACTATTCCCTAAAAACGAGGCCCTTCGAGAGAAGACAAATTGGGTTGTCTACATTATCGATTCCCCGGAGCACCCACCTGAGAGGATCACTTTTACACTTCCGGTGATCAACTCGGCATGCAATGTGGTGATTGTAGCAACAGGTGAAGATAAGGCTGATGCAGTGCACCAGGCAGTTCCTGTCAGTGAGGAGGCGGGTGACAGCTTTGATGTAACTTCATCACCTGCTCATATGGTTAATCCAACAGATGGCAACTTGGTGTGGTTCTTGGATGCTGCAGCTGCCTCAAAGCTTTGTCCTGGGGATGATGGTCCAAAATAG